A region of Larimichthys crocea isolate SSNF chromosome X, L_crocea_2.0, whole genome shotgun sequence DNA encodes the following proteins:
- the rnf220a gene encoding E3 ubiquitin-protein ligase RNF220a isoform X8, with translation MEEVENNRQTFLRVRANRQTRLNARIGKMKRRKPEEGGQVCPLCSAPLAGSEEEMSRHVEQCLIQREGALGDDDSADMDGENGRGFEEYEWAGQKRIRATALLEGGFRGTGFATCSIKESAADSDADLDVDGDDTLEYGKAQYTEADIIPCSGAGEDQGEAREREALRGAVLNGGMPSNRITPEFSKWVSDEMPSTSNGESSKTDSSTPSSSSSSSCAPRTCKNSEIEKVTEEESTATTMEALKARIRELERQILRGDRYKCLICMDSYTMPLTSIQCWHVHCEECWLRTLGNKKLCPQCNTITSPGDLRRVYL, from the exons aagatgaagaggaggaagcctGAGGAGGGGGGCCAGGTATGTCCGCTGTGCAGTGCCCCATTGGCTGGGAGCGAGGAGGAGATGAGTAGACATGTGGAACAATGCCTGATCCAG cgtGAGGGTGCGTTAGGCGATGACGATTCCGCAGACATGGATGGAGAGAATGGGCGGGGCTTTGAGGAGTATGAGTGGGCGGGGCAGAAGAGGATCAGAGCCACGGCTTTGCTGGAAGGAGGCTTCagag GAACAGGTTTTGCCACATGTAGCATCAAGGAGAGCGCAGCAGACAGCGACGCTGACTTAGACGTGGACGGAGACGACACCTTGGAGTACGGCAAGGCCCAGTACACAGAGGCCGACATCATCCCCTGctctggagctggagaggaCCAAGGAGAGGCCAGGGAGAGGGAGGCACTACGGGGAGCCGTGCTCAA TGGTGGGATGCCTTCGAACAGAATAACGCCTGAGTTCTCAAAGTGGGTCAGCGATG agatGCCTTCAACGAGCAACGGAGAAAGCAGCAAGACAGACTCCAGTactccttcatcctcctcctcttcctcctgtgcCCCGCGCACCTGTAAAAACAGCGAGATCGAAAA GGTAACGGAGGAGGAGTCCACAGCTACCACCATGGAGGCTCTGAAGGCTCGAATCAGAGAGCTGGAGAGGCAGATACTGAGAGGAGACCGATACAAGTGTCTCATCTGCATG gACTCCTACACGATGCCGCTCACCTCCATCCAGTGCTGGCATGTCCATTGTGAAGAATGCTGGCTCAGGACTCTG GGGAACAAGAAGCTGTGCCCGCAGTGCAACACCATCACCTCACCTGGAGACCTGAGGCGTGTCTATTTGTAA